In Zalophus californianus isolate mZalCal1 chromosome 4, mZalCal1.pri.v2, whole genome shotgun sequence, the following proteins share a genomic window:
- the SMIM12 gene encoding small integral membrane protein 12 isoform X1, translated as MVHKCSINDVMWPVLWTVVRTYAPYVTFPVAFVVGAVGYHLEWFIRGKDPQPVEEEKSISERREDRKLDELLGKDHTQVVSLKDKLEFAPKAVLNRNRPEKN; from the exons ATGGtacataagtgctcaataaatg ATGTCATGTGGCCTGTGCTTTGGACCGTGGTGCGTACCTATGCTCCCTATGTCACATTTCCTGTGGCCTTCGTGGTCGGGGCTGTGGGTTACCACCTGGAATGGTTCATCCGGGGGAAGGATCCCCAGCctgtggaggaggagaagagcaTCTCTGAGCGCCGGGAGGACCGAAAGCTGGATGAACTGCTAGGCAAGGACCACACCCAGGTGGTGAGCCTTAAGGACAAGCTGGAATTTGCCCCTAAAGCTGTCCTGAACAGAAACCGCCCAGAGAAGAATTAA
- the SMIM12 gene encoding small integral membrane protein 12 isoform X2, which translates to MWPVLWTVVRTYAPYVTFPVAFVVGAVGYHLEWFIRGKDPQPVEEEKSISERREDRKLDELLGKDHTQVVSLKDKLEFAPKAVLNRNRPEKN; encoded by the coding sequence ATGTGGCCTGTGCTTTGGACCGTGGTGCGTACCTATGCTCCCTATGTCACATTTCCTGTGGCCTTCGTGGTCGGGGCTGTGGGTTACCACCTGGAATGGTTCATCCGGGGGAAGGATCCCCAGCctgtggaggaggagaagagcaTCTCTGAGCGCCGGGAGGACCGAAAGCTGGATGAACTGCTAGGCAAGGACCACACCCAGGTGGTGAGCCTTAAGGACAAGCTGGAATTTGCCCCTAAAGCTGTCCTGAACAGAAACCGCCCAGAGAAGAATTAA